From Mucilaginibacter rubeus, a single genomic window includes:
- a CDS encoding carbon-nitrogen hydrolase family protein, with translation MKVAIATPPFPKSINDGLTQAEKLIKDAAAQDAKVICFPESYIPGYPGMIAEPEPTSPAILQQALNEVCRVAAENKIAVIMPMDWYSENGLLNIAHVISDTGEVLGYQTKNQLDPSEDTMWVAGTQRSVFEINGLKFGITICHEGFRYPESVRWAARNGAHIVFHPHFSGSNTEGTILTEWGSMANPYYEKAMMMRALENTIYFASSNYGSLYPESASSIIAPDGTLLNYQAYGTTGVIIADIAIEKATGYLAKRFKPQLYDY, from the coding sequence ATGAAAGTAGCAATAGCCACTCCCCCATTTCCCAAATCAATTAATGATGGTTTAACTCAGGCCGAAAAACTGATCAAAGATGCAGCAGCCCAGGATGCGAAAGTAATTTGTTTTCCTGAATCATACATACCGGGATACCCGGGTATGATTGCCGAACCAGAGCCAACATCGCCCGCCATATTGCAGCAGGCATTAAATGAAGTATGCCGGGTGGCCGCCGAAAACAAAATAGCAGTGATTATGCCGATGGATTGGTACAGCGAAAACGGGTTATTAAACATTGCGCACGTAATATCGGACACCGGCGAAGTACTTGGCTATCAAACCAAAAACCAGTTAGATCCATCGGAAGATACTATGTGGGTTGCGGGAACTCAAAGAAGCGTTTTTGAAATTAATGGGTTAAAGTTTGGTATCACCATTTGCCATGAAGGTTTCCGCTATCCTGAATCGGTAAGATGGGCGGCACGTAATGGCGCGCATATTGTTTTTCACCCGCATTTTTCTGGTAGTAATACAGAAGGTACAATCCTTACCGAATGGGGCAGCATGGCCAATCCGTATTATGAAAAAGCAATGATGATGCGCGCTTTGGAAAACACCATCTACTTTGCCAGCTCCAATTATGGCTCGCTTTACCCGGAATCAGCAAGCTCAATTATCGCACCGGATGGTACTCTTCTGAATTACCAGGCTTACGGAACAACCGGCGTTATTATAGCAGATATAGCTATTGAAAAAGCCACAGGCTATTTAGCCAAACGGTTTAAGCCGCAATTGTACGATTATTGA
- a CDS encoding dihydrofolate reductase family protein produces the protein MRNLVVFMHISLDGFTARVDGAMNWIKVSNEMFEYANARTQAADTALYGRKTFEMMDAYWPTAGDKSNASKHDIEHSTWYNKTLKYVVSETAEQQNTDKIKFIGGDIKAQVLNLKKQDGGEIIMFGSPGLARFLMKEGLIDEFWLFVNPIVLGAGIPLFPNTEIKLRLEKSNAFPDGVIGLHYLKE, from the coding sequence ATGAGAAACTTAGTAGTATTTATGCACATTTCGCTTGATGGTTTTACCGCCCGCGTTGATGGTGCTATGAACTGGATAAAAGTAAGCAATGAAATGTTTGAATATGCCAATGCCCGTACCCAGGCAGCGGATACAGCTTTATATGGCCGTAAAACTTTTGAAATGATGGACGCCTACTGGCCAACCGCCGGCGATAAGTCCAATGCATCAAAGCATGACATTGAACACTCCACCTGGTATAATAAAACGCTTAAGTATGTAGTATCCGAAACTGCTGAGCAACAAAATACAGATAAGATTAAGTTTATTGGTGGCGATATAAAAGCACAAGTTTTGAACCTCAAAAAGCAGGATGGCGGTGAAATTATTATGTTTGGCAGCCCCGGCCTTGCCCGCTTCCTGATGAAAGAAGGCCTGATTGATGAATTTTGGCTGTTTGTTAACCCGATAGTGCTTGGTGCCGGTATCCCGCTGTTTCCCAATACAGAAATAAAGCTCAGGCTGGAAAAAAGCAACGCTTTTCCAGATGGTGTTATAGGGTTGCATTACCTTAAAGAATAA
- a CDS encoding NAD(P)-dependent alcohol dehydrogenase, producing MIETKAYAAQDENTPLAPWTFERREVGPNDVQFDILYCGVCHSDLHQIKNDWFPGIFPMVPGHEIVGRVVKVGENVKGFKVGDLAATGCMVDSCRVCENCKRDLEQYCLNGSSQTYNGLEQDHKTPTYGGYSNTIVVNQDFVLHLKEGVDLAAVAPLLCAGITTYSPLRHWKVGKGHKLAVLGLGGLGHMAVKFGVAFGADVTVLSTSPKKEEDAKKLGAHHFVVTTDPKQVEAAKNTFDFILDTVSAEHDFNMYLSLLRTDGVHICVGVPPKPAQIAAFSLLGGRKSLAGSGIGGIKETQEMLDFCAENNIVSDIEMIDIKDIHTAYDRMEKGDVRYRFVIDMATL from the coding sequence ATGATTGAAACTAAAGCGTATGCCGCGCAAGACGAAAACACGCCGCTTGCCCCCTGGACTTTTGAAAGGCGCGAGGTTGGCCCAAATGATGTGCAGTTTGATATTTTGTACTGCGGCGTTTGCCACTCAGATTTACATCAGATTAAAAACGACTGGTTCCCTGGCATATTCCCAATGGTACCCGGACACGAAATTGTTGGCCGTGTAGTTAAAGTTGGCGAAAATGTAAAAGGCTTTAAAGTTGGCGATCTGGCTGCTACCGGCTGTATGGTTGATTCATGTCGTGTGTGCGAAAACTGCAAACGCGATTTGGAGCAGTATTGCTTAAACGGCAGCTCACAAACCTATAACGGTCTTGAACAGGATCATAAAACACCTACTTACGGTGGTTATTCAAACACCATTGTTGTTAATCAGGATTTTGTACTGCACCTTAAAGAAGGTGTTGATCTGGCAGCAGTTGCTCCATTGTTATGTGCCGGTATTACCACGTACTCACCTTTAAGGCATTGGAAGGTAGGCAAAGGCCATAAACTGGCAGTGCTTGGCTTAGGTGGTTTAGGCCACATGGCGGTTAAATTTGGTGTGGCTTTTGGTGCCGATGTTACCGTATTAAGTACGTCGCCTAAAAAAGAAGAAGACGCTAAGAAATTAGGCGCTCACCATTTTGTGGTTACTACTGATCCTAAACAGGTTGAAGCTGCTAAAAATACATTTGATTTTATTTTGGATACGGTATCGGCCGAGCATGACTTTAACATGTACCTGTCGCTATTACGTACCGACGGCGTTCATATTTGTGTGGGCGTACCTCCTAAACCGGCGCAGATTGCTGCTTTCAGCTTATTGGGCGGCCGTAAAAGCTTAGCAGGTTCGGGCATCGGCGGTATTAAAGAAACCCAGGAGATGCTTGATTTCTGCGCCGAAAACAACATTGTATCCGATATTGAAATGATTGATATCAAAGATATCCACACCGCATATGATCGCATGGAAAAAGGCGATGTGCGTTACAGGTTTGTAATTGATATGGCTACGTTGTAG
- the mgrA gene encoding L-glyceraldehyde 3-phosphate reductase yields the protein MTYLPNANRYQDMEYRRCGNSGLKLPAVSLGLWHNFGGIDSLENARNILRLAFDKGITHFDLANNYGPPAGSAEETFGHIFKDDFKSYRDELIISSKAGWGMWPGPYGDWGSKKYLVASLDQSLKRMGLDYVDIFYHHRPDPETPIEETMGALDLIVRQGKALYVGISSYSASETEKAVAVLKELGTPCLIHQPKYSMFDRWVEGGLLDVLEDKGVGCIPFSPLAQGLLTNKYLKGIPEGSRAAAHRGNGAIDEDAITEQNIAKAAKLNEIALQRGQNLAQMALSWILKDKRITSVLIGASKPEQVTDSIGCLANTSFSDEELKQINHILA from the coding sequence ATGACCTATCTACCCAATGCAAATCGCTACCAGGATATGGAATACCGCCGTTGCGGTAACAGTGGTTTAAAACTGCCTGCGGTATCGCTTGGCTTATGGCACAACTTCGGCGGTATCGACAGCCTGGAAAATGCCCGTAATATTTTACGCCTGGCCTTTGACAAAGGTATTACCCATTTTGATCTTGCTAATAACTACGGTCCGCCTGCCGGCTCAGCCGAGGAGACCTTTGGTCACATTTTTAAAGATGATTTCAAAAGTTATCGCGATGAACTTATCATCTCAAGTAAAGCAGGCTGGGGGATGTGGCCCGGCCCTTATGGCGACTGGGGTTCAAAAAAATACCTGGTAGCCAGTCTTGATCAAAGTTTGAAACGTATGGGCCTGGATTATGTAGATATTTTCTACCATCACCGTCCGGATCCCGAAACCCCAATCGAAGAAACTATGGGCGCGCTGGATCTGATTGTTCGCCAGGGTAAAGCCTTATATGTTGGTATCTCAAGCTACAGCGCTTCCGAAACAGAAAAAGCGGTAGCCGTGCTAAAAGAACTTGGCACGCCATGCTTGATCCATCAGCCTAAATACTCGATGTTCGACAGGTGGGTTGAAGGCGGACTGCTTGACGTACTGGAAGATAAAGGCGTTGGTTGTATCCCATTCTCGCCGCTGGCGCAGGGTTTGTTGACCAATAAATACCTGAAAGGTATTCCTGAAGGTTCAAGAGCAGCGGCTCATCGCGGTAACGGTGCTATCGATGAAGACGCGATAACTGAGCAAAATATCGCGAAAGCAGCAAAACTGAATGAGATAGCCTTGCAACGTGGCCAAAACCTGGCACAAATGGCGTTGTCATGGATCTTGAAAGACAAGCGTATTACATCGGTATTAATTGGCGCAAGTAAGCCCGAACAGGTGACGGATTCTATCGGTTGTTTGGCAAATACATCGTTTAGTGATGAGGAATTAAAGCAGATTAACCATATCCTGGCGTAA
- a CDS encoding phosphatase PAP2 family protein: MQKFRFYFISMLLAASFSLPVYAQVKDTLQKIAVKKDSLQKDSARNILTLPDTVKHLQSKFPSYIPPAAFITYGLLSFKVKFIRNIDYDVRTDMNKDHPGFHTKVDNYLQYAPIISVYGLNAAGIHGKNTFIDRTMLLVLSEAIFAGTTFGLKRVTHRERPDGSDKFSFPSGHTGNAFVSAEFMAQEYGDRSPIYGGVGYAFATTTAILRVYNNKHWFSDIVAGAGFGILSTKAAYYLYPLIRNGLFRGGNEKGKNNNSLLLPTYQDGRVGLTFAKSF; encoded by the coding sequence TTGCAAAAGTTCAGGTTTTATTTTATTTCGATGCTATTGGCGGCCTCGTTCTCGCTGCCTGTATATGCCCAGGTTAAAGATACGTTACAAAAAATTGCAGTAAAGAAGGATTCTTTGCAGAAAGACTCTGCCAGGAATATCCTTACTTTGCCCGATACGGTTAAGCACCTGCAAAGTAAATTTCCATCGTACATACCACCCGCGGCTTTTATTACCTACGGTTTATTATCGTTTAAAGTGAAATTTATCCGTAATATCGATTATGATGTGAGGACTGATATGAATAAAGATCATCCGGGCTTTCATACCAAAGTTGATAATTACCTTCAGTACGCGCCAATCATCTCGGTTTACGGGCTGAACGCGGCAGGGATACACGGTAAAAATACATTCATTGATCGTACCATGCTGCTTGTGCTTTCTGAGGCTATATTTGCCGGTACTACTTTTGGTTTAAAACGCGTTACCCATCGTGAGCGTCCCGATGGCTCGGATAAGTTTTCTTTTCCGTCAGGGCATACCGGTAATGCCTTTGTTTCTGCCGAGTTTATGGCCCAGGAGTATGGCGATCGCTCGCCGATATACGGAGGTGTGGGTTATGCCTTCGCTACTACTACTGCGATATTACGTGTATACAACAACAAGCACTGGTTTAGTGATATCGTAGCCGGTGCAGGTTTTGGTATCCTGTCTACAAAAGCAGCGTATTACCTGTACCCACTTATTCGAAATGGTCTGTTCCGTGGAGGTAATGAAAAAGGCAAAAACAATAACTCATTATTGCTGCCAACCTACCAGGATGGAAGGGTAGGTTTAACCTTCGCCAAAAGCTTTTAA
- a CDS encoding serine hydrolase domain-containing protein, which yields MKEHYLPKGIVIACLLLILFNGITSVLLAQDKQKRLDSLFTALYDQHEFNGNVLVAEKGKVVYRRSFGYADVASKLLNIDQTTFNLASVSKTFTAVAILQLKQNGKLKLDDPFIKYFPEFPWKQITLRHLLSHTSGLPDYQIFEKPYSENPEKIYALDDLIPALKNDSRGLLFKTGERYSYSNTGFGLLALLVEKLSGMKFQDYLAKYVFKPAGMAHSYIETPLLPVADKNRAQRYEFISYSPGQLKRIDSVKGDHIESVILGAILGPTAVVSTTGDLLKFDEALYNGKLLQQKVLEEAFVPTLLNDGSKASAGWANTKSYYGLGWEILKDTTYGKVVWHSGGSSGVVTVFLRNITRKQTVILLDNVTHRGLHPEGLNAFYILNNGNDIYRGRRSLAKDYAITLHQKGADAATVLFNEAKTDTAHYFMDERELNRMGYDMMNDGFLGQALEVFKLNTLLYPVSFNTYDSYAEALAGAGKKEDAIKMYQKSIALNPQNEGGKKALEKLKEK from the coding sequence ATGAAGGAACATTATTTACCGAAAGGCATAGTGATTGCATGCCTGTTGCTCATACTTTTCAACGGGATAACCAGCGTATTACTGGCACAGGATAAGCAAAAGCGCCTGGATAGTTTGTTTACGGCTTTATATGATCAGCACGAGTTTAATGGTAACGTTTTGGTGGCCGAAAAAGGGAAAGTTGTTTACCGGCGTTCGTTTGGCTATGCCGATGTTGCGTCGAAGTTGTTAAATATCGATCAAACTACTTTTAACCTGGCTTCGGTGTCAAAGACGTTTACGGCGGTAGCTATTTTACAGCTTAAGCAAAACGGCAAGCTTAAACTGGATGATCCGTTCATCAAGTATTTTCCCGAGTTCCCCTGGAAGCAGATCACCTTACGGCACCTGTTATCGCATACTTCCGGCTTGCCCGATTATCAGATTTTTGAGAAGCCTTACAGCGAAAACCCGGAAAAGATCTATGCATTAGATGACCTGATCCCAGCGCTGAAAAATGACAGCCGCGGCTTATTATTCAAAACAGGTGAAAGATACAGCTATTCAAATACAGGTTTCGGTTTGCTTGCGCTGTTAGTTGAAAAGCTGAGCGGCATGAAGTTTCAGGACTATTTGGCTAAATATGTTTTTAAGCCTGCCGGGATGGCTCATAGCTACATTGAAACGCCTCTGTTGCCGGTAGCCGACAAGAACCGGGCTCAGCGTTATGAATTTATCAGCTACTCGCCGGGGCAGTTGAAACGCATCGATTCGGTAAAGGGAGATCATATCGAATCGGTAATATTGGGAGCTATACTTGGACCTACAGCGGTTGTGAGCACCACCGGCGATCTGCTAAAGTTTGATGAAGCTTTATACAATGGCAAATTACTGCAACAGAAAGTGCTTGAAGAAGCCTTTGTCCCTACTTTGCTCAATGACGGAAGTAAAGCAAGCGCCGGCTGGGCAAACACGAAATCATATTATGGTCTTGGCTGGGAAATCCTTAAGGATACAACTTATGGCAAAGTGGTATGGCATTCGGGTGGTTCATCGGGTGTGGTTACCGTATTTCTTCGCAATATAACCCGGAAGCAAACTGTGATCCTGCTTGATAATGTAACCCATCGCGGCCTTCATCCCGAAGGACTTAATGCCTTTTATATTTTAAACAACGGGAATGACATCTACCGGGGTAGGCGTTCGCTGGCTAAAGATTATGCAATAACCCTGCACCAGAAAGGTGCCGATGCCGCAACTGTACTTTTCAATGAGGCTAAAACAGATACCGCTCATTATTTCATGGACGAAAGGGAGTTAAACCGGATGGGTTATGACATGATGAACGACGGCTTCCTCGGCCAGGCCTTGGAGGTTTTTAAACTCAATACACTCCTATATCCGGTAAGTTTTAATACTTATGATAGCTATGCTGAGGCGCTTGCCGGTGCGGGTAAAAAAGAAGATGCCATAAAAATGTACCAAAAATCAATTGCGCTTAATCCGCAAAATGAGGGTGGAAAAAAGGCATTGGAAAAACTAAAAGAGAAATAA
- a CDS encoding GH39 family glycosyl hydrolase, whose product MKIIKFILCILLLTCSRIFAQEQAHITISLNDKIGDMYPFWAWFGHDEPNYTYMKDGRKLLSELAALSPVPVRMRVHNLLTSGDGTAALKWGSTNAYTEDANGNPVYNWHLVDSIFDTYIKLGMKPYAQIGFMPEALSTHPKPYRHYWKPGDNYDDVYTGWAYPPKDYNKWEELVYQWVKHCVQRYGQAEVESWYWEVWNEPNIGYWKGTMQEFFKLYDYAAHGVKRALPTTHVGGPEVAGGSSPGGMKFLNAFIKHCIADTNYATGKIGSPIDVISFHAKGQPTLVNGKVRMNMAPQIRDIREGFKIVASYPETKNTPIVVGESDPEGCAACGMATNPSNAYRNGTMYSSYTAASIAREYQLADSLGINFMGSVSWSFEFENQPWFYGFRDLATNGVDKPVLNVFRMLGMMKGKRLKVNGDQMYTLKTVADSSIRGRNTDIGALASVDKKEMTVLLWNYHDDDLKDAGKTVKIRIEHLPPTFVKLTQYRIDDDHSNAYEVWKKMGSPQNPTAAQIKELEKAGQLQKFGKPVTLIAKSGLSGATVSLPRQGVALLKFSW is encoded by the coding sequence ATGAAGATCATCAAATTTATCCTTTGCATTTTGTTGCTTACTTGCAGCCGTATTTTTGCCCAGGAACAAGCACATATTACCATTAGTCTGAATGATAAAATTGGCGATATGTATCCCTTTTGGGCCTGGTTTGGTCATGATGAGCCCAACTATACTTACATGAAGGATGGCCGGAAACTGCTTTCCGAACTGGCGGCTTTGAGCCCTGTTCCCGTGCGTATGCGGGTTCACAACCTGCTTACCAGTGGTGATGGCACGGCTGCACTTAAATGGGGATCGACCAATGCTTATACCGAAGACGCCAACGGCAACCCGGTTTATAATTGGCATTTGGTTGACAGTATTTTTGATACTTACATTAAACTGGGTATGAAGCCTTATGCCCAGATAGGTTTTATGCCCGAGGCTTTATCAACCCATCCAAAACCCTATCGCCATTACTGGAAGCCCGGCGATAATTATGATGATGTTTATACCGGTTGGGCTTATCCTCCAAAAGATTACAACAAGTGGGAGGAGCTTGTTTATCAATGGGTAAAGCATTGCGTACAGCGTTACGGCCAGGCCGAAGTGGAAAGCTGGTATTGGGAAGTTTGGAACGAGCCCAATATTGGCTATTGGAAAGGTACCATGCAAGAGTTTTTTAAGCTGTATGACTATGCCGCGCATGGCGTAAAACGCGCCTTACCTACCACACATGTTGGTGGCCCTGAGGTTGCCGGCGGCTCAAGCCCCGGCGGGATGAAGTTTTTAAACGCGTTCATTAAACATTGTATCGCCGATACCAACTATGCTACAGGTAAAATAGGCTCTCCTATAGATGTGATCTCGTTTCATGCCAAAGGGCAACCTACACTGGTTAATGGTAAGGTACGTATGAATATGGCGCCGCAGATCCGTGATATCAGGGAAGGTTTTAAAATAGTAGCCTCATATCCTGAAACTAAAAATACACCGATAGTGGTCGGCGAATCGGACCCTGAGGGCTGCGCGGCTTGCGGTATGGCTACCAATCCGTCAAACGCTTACCGTAACGGCACTATGTATTCGAGTTACACCGCTGCTTCAATAGCACGTGAATATCAACTGGCCGATTCATTGGGCATAAACTTTATGGGTTCGGTATCATGGTCGTTCGAGTTTGAAAACCAGCCCTGGTTTTATGGCTTCCGTGACTTGGCTACCAATGGTGTTGACAAACCGGTACTTAACGTTTTCAGGATGTTGGGCATGATGAAAGGCAAACGCCTGAAGGTAAATGGAGATCAGATGTACACGCTCAAAACAGTAGCTGATTCAAGCATCAGGGGCCGCAATACAGATATCGGTGCGCTGGCCTCAGTTGATAAAAAAGAAATGACGGTACTGCTATGGAACTACCACGATGATGACCTGAAAGATGCGGGAAAAACTGTAAAGATCAGGATAGAACACCTGCCGCCCACCTTTGTGAAACTAACCCAATACCGGATAGACGATGACCATAGTAATGCCTACGAAGTCTGGAAAAAGATGGGTTCTCCACAAAACCCTACCGCGGCTCAAATTAAAGAACTTGAAAAAGCAGGTCAGCTCCAAAAGTTTGGAAAACCTGTTACCCTGATAGCTAAATCGGGCTTGTCCGGTGCTACAGTTTCATTACCCAGGCAGGGAGTAGCGCTTTTAAAATTCAGCTGGTAA
- a CDS encoding M56 family metallopeptidase: MYMLLNTNTISHSLIQAFSWMLIHSLWQGLVLAIISALVMLFTKKASAAVRYNLVLVQFLLFIGACVFTFAWEWSRQPQQGMMQFGNAIGNRASQLLSLNADGIRAFANTCVGYFTANAPMVVLLWLVFFLFRSVRMMRGLMFIQVAKHRQVSEPAAYWKNRVELLCEKLQLKQAVKLLESGYVKMPMVIGHLKPVILIPAGLLAGLPPEQVEAVLLHELAHIRRHDYIVNFLQTIAETVFFFNPGLLWISALLRDERENCCDDIAIAQTKNKREFVQALISFKEHSLYGSNYAVAFPGKKNQLLQRVSRIMSNKNQTVTPADKAFLISGVVILSAVIATAAIAQIRKINNPGSDKAYIYKQERHIIPTAGIQSVAAVRPVDKPKHPRHKNIAVAQKPVAANENVVMANAEPSSPQEQLEADAKAVKQQAEKDSQQVSAAKADYNREKEQARRDEEHAKIEQEQALRDQEQAKRDQEQAARDQVQAKLDQQQAERDQIQAKRDQEQAKRDQAHVIQPIASKPAKPKNSVSVE, translated from the coding sequence ATGTACATGCTCCTTAACACCAACACGATTTCTCATAGCCTGATACAGGCTTTTAGCTGGATGCTGATCCATTCGCTATGGCAAGGTTTAGTGTTGGCTATTATCAGCGCGCTGGTAATGCTCTTTACCAAAAAAGCAAGCGCGGCAGTAAGGTACAACCTGGTACTTGTACAGTTTTTATTATTTATTGGGGCCTGTGTGTTCACTTTTGCGTGGGAGTGGAGCAGGCAGCCACAACAGGGGATGATGCAATTTGGTAATGCTATTGGCAACAGGGCATCGCAATTGTTAAGCCTTAATGCCGATGGGATCAGGGCTTTTGCCAATACCTGTGTTGGGTACTTTACAGCCAATGCGCCTATGGTTGTGCTGTTATGGCTTGTGTTTTTCCTATTCCGCTCGGTACGGATGATGCGTGGGCTCATGTTTATCCAGGTGGCTAAACACAGGCAGGTATCTGAACCTGCTGCTTATTGGAAAAACAGGGTTGAACTGCTTTGCGAAAAGCTGCAGCTAAAGCAGGCGGTTAAACTGCTGGAATCGGGCTATGTAAAAATGCCTATGGTTATTGGTCACCTGAAACCGGTTATCCTGATTCCGGCTGGTTTATTGGCAGGTTTACCGCCCGAGCAGGTTGAAGCTGTGCTATTGCATGAGCTGGCCCACATCCGCAGGCATGATTATATTGTTAATTTTTTGCAGACCATTGCAGAAACGGTATTCTTCTTCAATCCCGGTTTACTGTGGATCTCGGCCCTGCTTCGTGACGAGCGGGAAAACTGCTGTGATGATATCGCTATAGCTCAAACAAAAAACAAACGTGAGTTTGTACAGGCACTTATCAGCTTTAAAGAACATTCATTGTACGGCTCAAATTACGCGGTTGCGTTTCCCGGTAAAAAGAATCAGCTGTTGCAAAGGGTAAGCCGAATCATGAGTAATAAAAATCAAACAGTAACCCCGGCTGATAAAGCATTTTTAATAAGTGGTGTTGTTATCCTTTCAGCAGTAATAGCTACAGCGGCTATCGCGCAGATCAGGAAAATTAATAATCCAGGAAGCGATAAAGCCTATATATACAAGCAGGAGCGGCATATAATACCAACTGCAGGTATACAATCTGTTGCAGCTGTTAGGCCGGTTGATAAACCAAAACATCCAAGGCACAAAAACATTGCTGTAGCTCAAAAGCCTGTTGCTGCAAATGAAAATGTAGTTATGGCTAATGCCGAGCCGAGTTCACCACAGGAGCAGCTTGAAGCTGATGCAAAGGCTGTAAAGCAACAGGCCGAAAAAGATAGCCAGCAAGTTTCGGCAGCTAAAGCCGATTATAACCGCGAGAAGGAGCAGGCTCGCCGTGACGAGGAACATGCCAAAATAGAGCAGGAACAGGCCCTTCGCGATCAGGAGCAGGCTAAGCGGGATCAGGAACAAGCCGCGCGCGATCAGGTGCAGGCTAAACTTGACCAGCAGCAGGCCGAAAGGGATCAGATACAAGCAAAGCGCGATCAGGAACAAGCAAAGCGTGACCAGGCACACGTAATACAACCCATAGCATCAAAACCAGCTAAACCAAAAAACAGCGTAAGCGTAGAGTAA
- a CDS encoding BlaI/MecI/CopY family transcriptional regulator has protein sequence MSLFKKDITADLMPTKTEMDVLQVLWQYGPSTVRFVHDKLNEQKEAVIYTSTLKLMQVMKEKGMLDRDETNMKHVYSAAVEESKVKGNMLGRFVDSMYNGSPSDLMVALLGNDKTSAEELKKIKELLKNMDDK, from the coding sequence ATGAGTTTGTTTAAAAAGGATATTACTGCTGATTTAATGCCCACTAAAACCGAAATGGACGTTTTACAGGTGTTATGGCAGTACGGCCCATCTACGGTGAGATTTGTGCATGATAAGCTTAACGAGCAAAAGGAGGCGGTAATTTATACCAGTACCCTAAAGCTGATGCAGGTAATGAAAGAGAAGGGGATGCTTGATCGCGACGAAACCAATATGAAGCACGTTTATAGTGCCGCGGTTGAAGAAAGTAAAGTAAAAGGTAATATGCTTGGCCGCTTTGTTGATTCGATGTACAATGGTTCGCCGAGCGATTTGATGGTAGCCCTGTTGGGCAACGATAAAACATCGGCCGAAGAACTCAAAAAAATAAAAGAGCTGCTCAAAAACATGGATGATAAATAA
- a CDS encoding Crp/Fnr family transcriptional regulator, with amino-acid sequence MFQNINNYAARSVNLTTEETALFNEILEYKKVPKKTRLLQAGDICNFEAYVNKGCIREYVIDENGAEVTLQFAVEDWWVSDLASFQDQSPAHMNIETLEDCDLLLLTRDSKERLLTEVPKLERMFRLMLQRHLTVVQKRLFKTISTTAMEKYLEFINRYPNIPQRVPQHYIASYLGISPEFLSKLRARSLKK; translated from the coding sequence ATGTTTCAAAATATCAATAATTACGCGGCCCGATCGGTTAATTTAACCACTGAAGAAACAGCGTTGTTTAATGAAATATTGGAATACAAAAAAGTGCCTAAAAAGACCCGCTTGCTCCAGGCCGGCGACATCTGCAATTTTGAAGCATACGTAAACAAAGGCTGTATCCGCGAATATGTTATAGATGAAAATGGAGCCGAAGTTACCCTGCAATTTGCCGTTGAGGACTGGTGGGTAAGTGACCTGGCAAGTTTTCAGGATCAAAGCCCGGCCCACATGAACATTGAAACGCTGGAAGATTGTGACCTCCTCCTCCTCACCCGCGATTCAAAAGAGCGCCTGCTAACGGAAGTACCCAAACTGGAACGCATGTTCAGGCTCATGCTGCAAAGGCATTTAACGGTGGTTCAAAAACGATTATTTAAAACCATATCCACCACCGCTATGGAAAAATACCTGGAGTTTATTAACCGTTATCCCAATATTCCGCAAAGGGTGCCACAGCATTATATAGCCTCATACCTGGGTATTTCGCCAGAGTTTTTGAGTAAGTTGAGAGCGAGGAGTTTGAAGAAGTAA